ACCCGCAAGCGTCGAAAAGAGCAAGGCGAGCGGCGTGCGCAGCACGGTCAGGCACAGCAGGACGACGATCAGGCCGGCGATGGCGAGCACGCACAGCCCGACCGGACGTTCGCTGTAGCCCAGACCCAGCCCGATCACCACGCCGGTGCCGACCACGGCCATCAGCCCCGTCGCCACGTGCGAACGCCGGCGAGCGTGCCCAGTCCGGTTGCGTGCCATGGTGTGGCCCCCCAGCCTCGCCCGGGCCCGGCCGCCCAAGGCCCGTTCGTACTTTATACGCTAGAAGTTGTTCTTGGGTTCAACATGGGCAGCTTGCGATCCGGCGGCCAGGCTCCACACCGCGAACGCCGCAGAACCCCCCTCACGCCCTCCCAGCGGCGATCCGTGCTCTTCAGGCCCGATGGCGAGGAGCGCAGGACCGGTGCTGGGCTCCTGAGCACCGGTGCTGCGCTCTCCAAGACCGGTGCTGCGCCTTGCGCGATCGGTCTTCGGCTCCTCAGCGCCGGCCCCGCGCTCTCCAGCACCGGTCCTGCGCGTTCTGGCGCCCGTCCCGGGCTTCTCAGCACCGGGCCCGGGCAGCTCGGGACCGGGCCTGGAAGATGTGCGGCCGCCGGCCCCGGGCCGTGCCCCCGCTAGCATGAACCGACCATGACGCCCGCGCCGGGGCGCGGGGGGTGGGGGCCTCTTGTCGGCGGAGCCGGGCATGACCGTGCGGCAGATCTTCTTCGGGTTCGCGCTGGCCGCCGCGGCCTACGGCGTGCTCTGCGCGTTGTTCTGGGCGCCGGGGCTCTGGGCGTTCGTCATCCTCGGGCCCGTGCTGGCGCTGGGGTTCTTCGACGCGTTCCAGCGCGAGCACACCATCCTGCGGACCTTCCCCGTGCTCGGCCACGGGCGATACCTCATGGAGATGATCCGCCCGGAGATCCAGCAGTACTTCATCGAGAGCCGGCTGGAGGCATACCCCATCGAGCGCGAGGTGCGCGACGTCGTCTACGCGCGATCCAAGAACGAGCTGGAGACCAACCCCTTCGGTTCGCACCGCGACATGTACGGCGCGGGCTTCGAGTGGGCCGAGCACTCCATCGCCCCGGCCAGGGTCCTCGAAACCCCGCCGAGGGTTGTCTTTGGCCAGGGCCAGTGCGAGAAGCCGTATTCGGCCTCGCTGCTGAACATCAGCGCCATGAGCTACGGCTCGCTGTCGCCCAACGCCATCCGCGCCCTCAACAAGGGCGCGAAGATGGGCGGCTTCTTCCACAACACCGGGGAAGGGGGCATCTCGCCGCACCACCTCGAGCACGGGGGGGACCTGGTCTGGCAGATCGGCACGGGCTACTTCGGCTGCCGGAACACCGACGGCACCTTCAACGCCGAGATCTTCCGCAAGAACGCGACCAAAGAAACCGTCCGGATGATCGAGCTCAAGCTCTCCCAGGGGGCCAAGCCCGGGCACGGCGGCGTGCTGCCGGGCAGCAAGGTGACGAAGGAAATCGCCGAGATTCGTGGACTCGAGCCGGGCAAGACGGTCCTCAGCCCCCCGGGCCACACGGCCTTCGACACGCCGGTGGAGCTGCTCGAGTTCATCGCAAAGCTCCGCGAGCTGAGCGGGGGCAAGCCGGTGGGCTTCAAGCTGTGCGTGGGCCGCTACGACGAGTTCTACGCCATCTGCAAGGCGATGGTGGCCACCGGGCTGCGTCCGGACTTCATCACGGTGGACGGCGGCGAGGGCGGGACGGGAGCCGCGCCATTGGAGTTCTCCAATTCCATCGGCATGCCGGCACACGACGCGTGGATCTTCGTGCATAATGCGCTGGTGGGTGTGGGCCTGCGAGATCAGATCAAGGTCATCGCCAGCGGCAAGATCATGACCGGCTTCCACGTGCTCCGCGCCCTGGCGCTGGGGGCCGACGCGTGCAACTCGGCGCGGGGCATGATGTTCGCCCTGGGATGCATCCAGGCGCTGCGGTGCAACACGAACCGCTGCCCCACGGGCGTGGCCACGACCGATCCGAGATTGGCCAAGGGACTGGTGGTGCCCGACAAGGCCGAGCGCGTGAAGCGCTTCCACCAGAACACGGTCAAGGGCTTCCTGGAACTGCTGGCGGCCCTGGGGCTGGACGACCCGGCGGAACTCCGGCCCAACCACGTCAACCGCCGCATCGGCGACACCATGATCGCCAACTACCACGACCTGTATGACTGGGACGAGCCGGGCGTGCTGCTCACGGTGGAGGGCGCGCCCGCCGACCAGACCGAGGCGAGCATGAACGGAAGGGCCGCGGCATGGAAGCGGGCCGACAAGGACCACTGGGCCTACCCGATGCACGCACGGCCCGCCGCGGTGGACCCCAAGGCCGGCCAGGACGAGACGCCGGTCGAGACGACGCGCTAGATCGCTCCGCGAGCGGGAAGGCGCCTCGTGCGCCAGGACAGGAAGAGGACGAGGACGGCGACCAGCAGGAGGGCTGCGCTGGCGCCGATGGCGGCGGCCAGGCCCCAGGGAGCGGCGGGGTGGTAGGGGGTTCGCGATGGGGTCGCAACGATCTCGCTGGTGAACGCGAGGCCGTCGAAGGAGGTGCGGCCAGGGCCCCGGGGGGAACGCGTCTCAAAGGGAACGGAACCGGCATCGCGCGCGATCTCCAGCACGCTGCTGTAGATCCGCACGGACCAGAATGGTGGGGGATCCTCGGTCCCCGAGATGCCCGAGGCGCTGATGAGGGCGCGCACGCCCATCTCGATATCCTTGCCCCGCTCGACCGACGCGGCATTGTCGTCTCGCAGGACCCACCAGTCGTCGCCCGATGTCCAGGACAGCTCCAGCGACGGTGTCCGCGACCGGATGCCGGCCCAGGGGCTGGGCAGTGCGCCCGCATCGGGGATCGCCACCGGGGACGCACGGGCGCTGGTGGCCGAACCAGGCATCCGGTACAGGTCATAGGGGGTCATGGGCGAACTCCTGACGATCGGATCGTTCCTCCAGACCGTTCTGGCGTTCGACGCATCCGGCCCGTGGGAGAGCGTGATCGTGAAGCGGCCCTCGATCGGACGACGCCGGGTGTGGCCGTGCGGCACCGTCGCGGGACCGATCAGGTCGCGCTCGAGCTCGATCGTCAGGCCTGGTGTCGCCCCGGTGGCCGGGTCGAGAAGGTCCGCCACGAATCCCGCACGCGACTGCCATCGCTCGAGCTCCGCCGAGCCGATGGTCCGCTCATTCGCCCACCGGGCGGCACTGGGCGCAAGCGAAACCGACCCCAGCGCCCACGACCCCAGCAGCACGAGCCCCACGACGAGCACCGGCGGCGCCCAGCGCGACCCGCTGGTTCTGCCGTCGAGACCAACGGCCGCGTAGCTGCACCCGCACTCGGGGCACGATTCGATCGTGCCCAGGGAAACCGCCGGATGCCCGCACGCGCCGCAGAGCATCGTGCCCGAACCGGACCGCCTGATCGCCCGGCGGACACGGACGGCCCTGGGCCTCAGCCCGATCGCCGCGGCCAGGAACCACAGCAGGCCGAGCGCGAGCAGGCCCAGGGCGATCCATCGGATGATCGGTTCGTGCGGCGGCATCCTGCCCCCTGTAGATGCGTCGGCACGCTAGACCCGGCCGTCTTCGGACGCGTTCGCCGCACTCAGCGTCGCGCACTCGGGACAGATCGCCAGCGGGCCGGCCGTCGCCGGAACCGCGCTCATGTCGTAGCCGCAGCCCGGGCAGCCTTCGGTATTGCCGACCTTCCACGCGGCATTGCATGCGGGACACGGCGTGCACCCGTCGGCATCGGCGGGCGTCGTCAAGAGCCACGCGGCGCACGATGGGCACTGGCCGCGGGCGGCCAGCAGCATCGCGGCCCTGGTTCGTCCCGCCTTCAGCCAGTGACCGCTCGCGATGCCCCGGGCGAAGAAGAAGCCGATCACGCCCATGCCGAACGAGATGAGCAGCGCGACGACCAGCCACCGCGGCACGCGCCCCACCCAGGCCGAAAAGGGCGCCGTGGCCGAGGCCAGCAGCAGCACGAGGATCGCGATGGTCCCCAACCATAGGGCGAAGGTGATCCGCACCCTGAGGATGGTCTCGCGTGACAGCGGGACGTCCGGCCGCATGAACCAGAAGAAGTGCGGCGGGGCCCGCAGCTCACGGATCGTGCCGCATGGCTTCCCGCGGTGATCGACCAGTCCCTGGGTGTTCGCCGCGGCGGAGGCCATGGACGAAGATAGCGGCCGCGCCGCGCGGGCGAAGGCCTACCGCGGGCAGCCGATGGCGAACATGTTCTGGTACTCGAGGAAGTCCAGGATGGTCAGGCGACCATCGCCGTCCAGGTCGGCACGCGCATCGCCCAGGTCGAAGCGATTGGAGAACTCCAGGAAGTCGAAGAGGTTCAGGTCGTCATCGCAGGTCAGGTCGGCCGGGCACGGATTGATGCATATGCCACGCGGATCGTTCAATGCGTCCTGCAGCGGGGCGTAGGTGATCGCCGTGCCGCCGTTGGCGCCACTGGTCTCCCGGCAGCCGCCATGGGTGTGGATGCCGATGGCCAGCCCGGTGGTGTCGTCGATCACCGGCGAGCCGCTGTTGCCGCTGGTCGTGTCCATGGCGTAGCGCAGGGCCGAGCCGCTGAACTCGACGAAGGGGCCCACGTGCGTCTTCTGGGCGCGATACCACGTCGGATCGACCGGGGCGCTCGTCACGCCGTGGCCGGTGACGCGGATGGGCTGGCCGGTGACCGGCGGGATGGTGGTTGCCAGATCGAAGGCGTCGCCCTGCGCCTCGTGCGGCCGCAGCCCGGTGTTCGGATTGGCGAATGCGCCCGCGTAGTACCAGTCGCGTCCGAGCCCGCTGGCGTCGTCCTGCACGCTGGCGGCGTCGATGGCGTACTGATCGTCGGGGTGGGGCATCACCGGCACGCCGCCGGGGGTCGACAGGGGGTTGTTGAAGTGCACCTGCACGAAGCCGCAGTGCCCGGCCGCCAGCACGCACTTCATGCAGTCGCTGATGAGCCACGCCGTGCAGTTGGCGCTCCCGCCTGCGCTCCAGCCCCTGGCCACGCGGGGGTCACTGGAAAGCTGGCGGTCGTCGGTGGGGCCGCAGATGCTGTCCGTGGGATCCGGCAGAGGCGTGAGCGAACCCGTGAAGTCCAGTTGCACGAGCGCGCTGTCGATGGTGATGGCGCTGGCGCCCGCATCGGGATCGCTCAGCACCTCGACCCTGACCGCACCGCCGTTGAAGAAGGCCGACATGGACTGCCATTGCTCGACGTGCACCGCTTCGAGGCGTTGCTCGGCGTCGTCCTTCAGCGACGTCAGCCGGATGATCGTCGGCGCCGCGCCGGCGGGAGCCTCGGCCAGGTCCACCGGACCAAAGTCGATCCGCATCCAGCCCGCGCCTTCCACCCGGACGACCGTCTCATAGATCGAGACCCGCCCGCGTTTGTCGGCGATGGGTGCGGCGGGGTCGTCGGGCATGACCGGGCCGCTGGCCAGGTTGATGGGCACCGAGATGGGATCGATGGGTTCGGCAACGGCCGCCGAGGCGGCGAACATGGCACAGGCCACAACGGCAATGGGGGTCGCGGGGTGCATGGCGGTCTCCTCGTCGCGACCGACCGGGCCGCGGACGGGGGCCATTGTCGCCCAAACCGCCGGCAATTGCAAGGCTATTTTGCCCCCCGGGGCCGCCGCTCAGGGATAGGCCGGAAAGTCCACGCCCGAGATCT
This is a stretch of genomic DNA from Phycisphaerales bacterium. It encodes these proteins:
- a CDS encoding FMN-binding glutamate synthase family protein, whose protein sequence is MTVRQIFFGFALAAAAYGVLCALFWAPGLWAFVILGPVLALGFFDAFQREHTILRTFPVLGHGRYLMEMIRPEIQQYFIESRLEAYPIEREVRDVVYARSKNELETNPFGSHRDMYGAGFEWAEHSIAPARVLETPPRVVFGQGQCEKPYSASLLNISAMSYGSLSPNAIRALNKGAKMGGFFHNTGEGGISPHHLEHGGDLVWQIGTGYFGCRNTDGTFNAEIFRKNATKETVRMIELKLSQGAKPGHGGVLPGSKVTKEIAEIRGLEPGKTVLSPPGHTAFDTPVELLEFIAKLRELSGGKPVGFKLCVGRYDEFYAICKAMVATGLRPDFITVDGGEGGTGAAPLEFSNSIGMPAHDAWIFVHNALVGVGLRDQIKVIASGKIMTGFHVLRALALGADACNSARGMMFALGCIQALRCNTNRCPTGVATTDPRLAKGLVVPDKAERVKRFHQNTVKGFLELLAALGLDDPAELRPNHVNRRIGDTMIANYHDLYDWDEPGVLLTVEGAPADQTEASMNGRAAAWKRADKDHWAYPMHARPAAVDPKAGQDETPVETTR
- a CDS encoding GC-type dockerin domain-anchored protein is translated as MHPATPIAVVACAMFAASAAVAEPIDPISVPINLASGPVMPDDPAAPIADKRGRVSIYETVVRVEGAGWMRIDFGPVDLAEAPAGAAPTIIRLTSLKDDAEQRLEAVHVEQWQSMSAFFNGGAVRVEVLSDPDAGASAITIDSALVQLDFTGSLTPLPDPTDSICGPTDDRQLSSDPRVARGWSAGGSANCTAWLISDCMKCVLAAGHCGFVQVHFNNPLSTPGGVPVMPHPDDQYAIDAASVQDDASGLGRDWYYAGAFANPNTGLRPHEAQGDAFDLATTIPPVTGQPIRVTGHGVTSAPVDPTWYRAQKTHVGPFVEFSGSALRYAMDTTSGNSGSPVIDDTTGLAIGIHTHGGCRETSGANGGTAITYAPLQDALNDPRGICINPCPADLTCDDDLNLFDFLEFSNRFDLGDARADLDGDGRLTILDFLEYQNMFAIGCPR